A stretch of the Vigna radiata var. radiata cultivar VC1973A chromosome 7, Vradiata_ver6, whole genome shotgun sequence genome encodes the following:
- the LOC106765502 gene encoding uncharacterized protein LOC106765502, protein MKVRSSVKKMCEFCQIVKRRGRIYVICSGNPKHKQRQGMATFASEVPSPPVSSSETSSCKVVRKPFQNFRPSMISATPQSHSLSTLYGWRVGLASIFSMK, encoded by the exons ATGAAGGTGCGGTCATCTGTGAAGAAGATGTGTGAATTTTGCCAGATAGTTAAACGTCGAGGACGTATCTATGTGATTTGCTCTGGGAACCCTAAGCACAAGCAACGGCAAGGCATGGCAACATTTGCAAGTGAAGTCCCATCTCCTCCCGT GTCCTCCTCAGAGACAAGTAGCTGCAAGGTGGTACGTAAGCCCTTTCAAAATTTCAGACCAAGTATGATTTCTGCTACCCCTCAAAGCCACAGCTTGTCCACGTTGTACGGATGGAGGGTGGGATTGGcctctattttttctatgaagtag
- the LOC106765466 gene encoding uncharacterized protein LOC106765466 isoform X1, whose translation MVMITAWIADLFACMGGCFGCCMKPTPIIAVDEPAKGLRIQGQTVRKPHISDGFWSSSTCDLDNGNIQSQRSISSVSTLNQILYHSGGTSTTGTNSEFVNPGLLLWNESRLQWIGSEKSSKPSQQKREPRLNWNATYESLLGTRQPFPKSIPLSEMVEFLVDVWEREGMYG comes from the exons ATGGTGATGATTACTGCTTGGATCGCTGACCTCTTCGCTTGTATGGG TGGTTGCTTTGGATGTTGTATGAAACCAACACCAATAATTGCTGTGGATGAGCCGGCAAAGGGACTAAGAATTCAGGGGCAGACAGTGAGAAAACCACATATATCAGATGGTTTCTGGAGTTCAAGTACTTGTGATCTGGATAATGGCAACATTCAATCTCAGAGAAGTATCTCGTCTGTCAGTACATTAAATCAAATTCTCTATCATAGTGGTGGAACTTCTACTACAGGCACCAATTCTGAATTTGTAAACCCAG GTCTTCTTCTCTGGAATGAAAGCAGGCTTCAGTGGATTGGAAGTGAAAAATCTAGCAAGCCTAGCCAACAAAAACGTGAACCCAGACTGAA TTGGAATGCAACTTACGAAAGTTTGCTTGGGACTAGACAACCTTTCCCCAAGTCCATACCTTTATCT GAAATGGTGGAATTCCTGGTGGATGTTTGGGAACGTGAAGGGATGTATGGTTGA
- the LOC106765466 gene encoding uncharacterized protein LOC106765466 isoform X2, whose translation MKPTPIIAVDEPAKGLRIQGQTVRKPHISDGFWSSSTCDLDNGNIQSQRSISSVSTLNQILYHSGGTSTTGTNSEFVNPGLLLWNESRLQWIGSEKSSKPSQQKREPRLNWNATYESLLGTRQPFPKSIPLSEMVEFLVDVWEREGMYG comes from the exons ATGAAACCAACACCAATAATTGCTGTGGATGAGCCGGCAAAGGGACTAAGAATTCAGGGGCAGACAGTGAGAAAACCACATATATCAGATGGTTTCTGGAGTTCAAGTACTTGTGATCTGGATAATGGCAACATTCAATCTCAGAGAAGTATCTCGTCTGTCAGTACATTAAATCAAATTCTCTATCATAGTGGTGGAACTTCTACTACAGGCACCAATTCTGAATTTGTAAACCCAG GTCTTCTTCTCTGGAATGAAAGCAGGCTTCAGTGGATTGGAAGTGAAAAATCTAGCAAGCCTAGCCAACAAAAACGTGAACCCAGACTGAA TTGGAATGCAACTTACGAAAGTTTGCTTGGGACTAGACAACCTTTCCCCAAGTCCATACCTTTATCT GAAATGGTGGAATTCCTGGTGGATGTTTGGGAACGTGAAGGGATGTATGGTTGA
- the LOC106768716 gene encoding EIN3-binding F-box protein 1-like, which produces MPTLVNYSGDDELYPGGSFCSSPMELGRLYSTIGSNLDLYYPPNKRPRSILEAIEGEQHYQEPGIEVLPDECLFEIFKRLPGGKERSLCACVSKRWLMLMSSICKDEIERTTSFAETVFPDENQDIECDGYLTRCLDGKKATDVRLAAIAVGTSSRGGLGKLSIRGSNSVRGVTNLGLSAVAHGCPSLRSLSLWDVSSIGDEGLSQIAKGCHMLEKLDLSHCSSITNKGLIAIAEGCPNLTTLNMESCPNIGNEGLQALARSCPKLQSISIKDCPLVGDHGVSNLLSLASNLSRVKLQALNITDFSLAVICHYGRAITNLVLSGLKNVTERGFWVMGAAQGLQKLVSLTVTSCRGVTDKSIEAIGKGCINLKQMYLRRCCFVTDSGLVAFAKAAVSLESLQLEECNRFTQSGIIVALSNIKTKLRSLTLVKCSGVKDIDMEVSMLSPCESLRSLAIQKCPGFGSSSLAMIGKLCPQLRHLNLTGLYGITDAGLLPLLENCEAGLVNVNLAGCWNLTDNIVSALARLHGGTLEVLNLDGCMKITDASLVTIANNCLVLNDLDMSKCAITDAGIAVLSRASLLSLQVLSLSGCSDLSNKCLPFLTILGQSLIGLNIQKCNSISSSTMEMLVEKLWRCDILI; this is translated from the exons ATGCCTACCCTTGTCAACTACAGCG GTGATGATGAACTGTACCCAGGGGGTTCTTTCTGCTCAAGTCCAATGGAGTTGGGTCGCTTGTACTCTACTATTGGTTCCAATTTGGATTTGTACTACCCTCCTAACAAGCGACCTCGCTCCATCCTTGAAGCTATTGAGGGTGAGCAACATTATCAAGAGCCTGGTATTGAGGTTCTTCCGGATGAATGCCTCTTTGAGATATTCAAACGGCTACCCGGTGGCAAAGAGAGGAGCTTATGTGCCTGTGTATCTAAACGGTGGCTTATGCTTATGAGCTCTATTTGCAAAGATGAAATTGAGAGGACTACTTCTTTTGCTGAAACGGTTTTTCCAGATGAGAATCAAGATATTGAATGTGATGGTTACCTTACAAGGTGTCTGGATGGGAAGAAAGCCACTGATGTGAGGCTTGCTGCAATTGCAGTTGGGACTAGTTCCCGTGGGGGACTAGGGAAGTTATCTATCAGAGGAAGCAATTCTGTTCGTGGTGTCACAAACCTTGGCCTTTCTGCAGTTGCTCATGGTTGCCCTTCTCTCAGATCGCTGTCTTTGTGGGATGTATCTTCCATTGGGGATGAGGGTCTGTCTCAAATAGCAAAAGGATGTCATATGTTGGAGAAGCTTGATTTGAGTCATTGTTCCTCAATCACAAACAAGGGTTTGATTGCAATAGCTGAAGGTTGCCCGAACTTGACCACCTTAAATATGGAATCATGCCCAAATATTGGAAATGAGGGCCTGCAAGCTCTTGCAAGGTCATGTCCCAAGCTGCAGTCAATCTCTATCAAGGATTGCCCTCTTGTTGGGGATCATGGAGTATCTAATCTGTTGTCCTTGGCCTCCAACTTGTCAAGGGTTAAGCTTCAGGCCTTGAATATTACGGATTTCTCTCTGGCTGTTATCTGTCATTATGGAAGGGCAATAACAAATCTGGTCCTCTCTGGTCTAAAAAATGTCACAGAAAGGGGGTTCTGGGTCATGGGGGCTGCTCAAGGTCTGCAGAAACTGGTGTCACTTACTGTTACTTCCTGTAGGGGGGTAACTGATAAAAGCATAGAAGCCATAGGTAAGGGTTGCATCAACCTGAAGCAGATGTACCTTCGCAGGTGTTGCTTTGTTACTGATAGTGGATTGGTAGCATTTGCCAAAGCTGCAGTATCTCTCGAGAGCTTGCAGTTGGAGGAGTGCAATAGGTTTACTCAGTCTGGGATTATTGTTGCtctttcaaacatcaaaacgaAGTTGAGATCTCTTACCCTTGTGAAGTGCTCTGGAGTTAAGGATATCGATATGGAAGTATCTATGCTTTCTCCTTGTGAGTCTCTTCGATCTTTAGCCATTCAAAAGTGCCCTGGTTTCGGTAGTTCTAGCCTGGCCATGATTGGAAAATTATGCCCCCAACTTCGGCATCTTAATCTTACTGGACTCTATGGCATAACTGATGCTGGACTTCTCCCCCTTCTGGAGAATTGTGAGGCTGGACTTGTCAATGTAAACCTTGCCGGTTGCTGGAACTTGACAGATAACATAGTTTCAGCCTTGGCTAGGCTACATGGTGGAACACTAGAAGTCCTAAATTTGGATGGATGCATGAAAATTACTGATGCAAGCTTGGTTACAATTGCAAACAACTGTCTGGTGCTTAATGATCTAGACATGTCGAAGTGCGCCATCACTGATGCCGGTATTGCGGTTCTCTCTAGAGCCAGTCTGCTTAGCTTGCAAGTACTTTCCTTGTCTGGTTGCTCAGATTTATCAAACAAGTGTCTCCCATTCCTGACCATATTGGGTCAGAGCTTGATAggattaaatattcaaaaatgcAACTCAATTAGCAGCAGCACAATGGAGATGCTAGTGGAGAAGTTGTGGAGATGTGATATTCTGATTTAA